From the genome of Nocardia sp. NBC_01503, one region includes:
- a CDS encoding MMPL family transporter, protein MLIRIAEFAQRRARAVLVAAGLAAVLCYIVGGSAPMHLKSGGFQAPNSESTWVDRYLDQHFPGAAPNVVLVLTADGGIDGPAATTVGQQVTGELRADPDLQGVQSYWDVAAEMRPALRSTDRDSAVIVAFARGDDTAAPKLAGALADKYNGSRDGVRIRAGGEAVALAQMSEQATLDLVKVEAIAIPLAGIVLVLVFGSLFASMLPLLVGVVTIGAALAVLRVLSAFGDVSIFALNMTTALGFAVALDSSLFMVSRFREELAAGADTAAAVVRTVRTAGRTVLYSGLTVALSLAALLIFPLYFLRSFAYAGLAVLAAAVFTTLLVLPAALALMGSRVEALDVRQYLRRRLGRPDPVPGPVEADRWYRFAMGVMRRPVLAIAGVVALLLLLGSPFLNVRFGWADDRVLASGSSREVGDISRTGFSENLTSGILAVLPDTHGDPAALGAYAHTLSQVPGVTSVLSAGGVFAGGLQVAAAQSAMTGDAGAYLRIGTRLDPYSKAATEQLDTLRAVPAPGRVLFGGPAARNADSISALASRIPLALTLIALSMFVVLLIFTRSVILPIKALLLTVLSLTATFGAMVWIFQDGHFAGLLGFTPTGFLIPTMPILMFCLAFGVSMDYEVFLLSRIREEYLTSGATGRAVAVGLARTARIFTAAAALLAIAFVGMVFAGVSFVQLFGLGLTLAVLVDATIIRTILVPALMQTMGRLNWWAPIRRHATPELSAETVA, encoded by the coding sequence ATGCTGATTCGAATCGCGGAGTTCGCTCAGCGCCGGGCCCGCGCCGTTCTGGTGGCGGCGGGACTCGCGGCCGTGCTCTGCTACATCGTCGGCGGGTCCGCCCCGATGCATTTGAAGTCCGGCGGTTTTCAAGCCCCGAACTCCGAATCCACCTGGGTGGACCGGTATCTCGACCAGCACTTCCCGGGCGCGGCCCCGAATGTCGTACTGGTGCTCACCGCGGACGGCGGTATCGACGGTCCCGCCGCCACCACGGTGGGGCAGCAGGTCACCGGCGAACTCCGCGCTGATCCGGATCTGCAAGGCGTGCAATCGTATTGGGATGTCGCGGCGGAGATGCGGCCCGCACTGCGCAGTACCGATCGCGACAGTGCCGTCATCGTGGCCTTCGCGCGCGGTGACGACACCGCCGCACCGAAACTGGCCGGGGCGCTCGCGGACAAGTACAACGGCAGCCGCGACGGCGTTCGGATCCGGGCCGGTGGCGAAGCGGTCGCACTCGCGCAGATGAGCGAGCAGGCCACCCTCGACCTGGTGAAGGTCGAGGCCATCGCCATACCGCTGGCGGGCATCGTATTGGTGCTGGTGTTCGGCAGTCTGTTCGCCTCGATGCTGCCGCTGCTGGTGGGGGTGGTGACCATCGGCGCGGCCCTGGCCGTGCTGCGCGTGCTGTCCGCCTTCGGGGATGTGTCGATCTTCGCGTTGAATATGACGACCGCGCTCGGGTTCGCGGTGGCGCTGGACTCCAGTCTGTTCATGGTGAGCCGGTTCCGCGAGGAGCTCGCCGCGGGCGCGGATACCGCCGCGGCGGTGGTCCGCACCGTGCGCACCGCCGGGCGCACCGTGCTGTATTCCGGTCTGACCGTGGCCTTGTCGCTGGCGGCGCTGCTGATCTTCCCGCTGTATTTCCTGCGCTCGTTCGCGTACGCGGGACTGGCCGTGCTCGCCGCGGCGGTATTCACCACCTTGCTGGTGCTGCCGGCGGCGTTGGCGCTCATGGGTTCTCGGGTGGAGGCCCTGGATGTGCGGCAATACCTGCGCCGCCGGTTGGGTCGCCCGGACCCGGTACCCGGACCCGTGGAAGCGGACCGCTGGTATCGGTTCGCCATGGGCGTGATGCGCCGTCCCGTGCTCGCCATCGCCGGTGTGGTGGCGCTGCTGCTCCTACTCGGATCCCCGTTCCTGAACGTGCGGTTCGGCTGGGCGGACGATCGGGTGCTCGCCTCCGGATCCAGCCGGGAGGTCGGCGATATCTCCCGCACCGGGTTCTCCGAGAATTTGACCTCGGGCATTCTGGCGGTACTGCCGGACACCCACGGCGATCCCGCGGCCCTGGGCGCATACGCGCATACGCTGTCGCAGGTGCCGGGCGTGACGTCGGTGCTGTCCGCGGGCGGCGTCTTCGCCGGCGGTTTACAGGTCGCCGCAGCACAATCCGCGATGACCGGCGATGCGGGCGCGTACCTGCGCATCGGCACCCGCTTGGACCCGTACTCGAAAGCCGCGACCGAACAACTCGACACCCTGCGCGCGGTTCCCGCCCCCGGCCGCGTGCTCTTCGGCGGTCCCGCCGCCCGCAATGCCGACTCGATCTCCGCGCTGGCTTCCCGAATCCCGTTGGCCCTGACTCTGATCGCGCTGTCGATGTTCGTGGTCCTGCTGATCTTCACGCGCAGCGTGATACTTCCGATCAAGGCCCTGCTGTTGACGGTGTTGTCACTGACGGCCACCTTCGGCGCAATGGTCTGGATCTTCCAGGACGGTCATTTCGCGGGTCTATTGGGATTCACCCCCACCGGCTTCCTCATCCCCACCATGCCGATCCTGATGTTCTGCCTGGCCTTCGGCGTCTCCATGGACTACGAGGTCTTCCTGCTCTCACGCATCCGCGAGGAGTACCTCACCTCCGGGGCGACCGGCCGCGCCGTAGCCGTCGGATTGGCCCGCACCGCAAGGATTTTCACCGCCGCCGCCGCGCTCCTGGCCATTGCCTTCGTGGGCATGGTCTTCGCGGGCGTCTCCTTCGTTCAACTCTTCGGCCTGGGCCTGACCCTCGCGGTCCTGGTCGACGCCACCATAATTCGCACCATCCTCGTCCCCGCCCTCATGCAGACCATGGGCAGGCTCAACTGGTGGGCTCCCATCCGCCG
- a CDS encoding SDR family NAD(P)-dependent oxidoreductase: MSLPVLITGATSGLGLETAKVLAAEGVPLILGCRDKSRADAAVQQIRERAPGAQIELLELELASLESVGAAVDELHRREQPRLGAIVCNAGLQIVDSVRTSRDGHELTFAVNHLGHFALVTGCADLLEPGSRVVVVSSDVHQGPRKSMGFPAPQWRDPRDLAAVEGRDRSGRDGRISYATSKLANVYFAYELARRWRDRGITVTAFDPGLMPQTGLSRGYPAPARIGFRLLAPVLIRVMPIARTVTRSAADLAWLVTAPELADTTGKYFTGAAQVPSAPESYDEGRAAELWQVSTELVQAARRVPPVERR, from the coding sequence ATGAGCCTTCCCGTCCTCATCACCGGGGCTACCTCGGGCCTCGGCCTGGAGACCGCCAAAGTACTTGCCGCCGAGGGCGTCCCATTGATTCTGGGCTGCCGTGACAAGTCGCGCGCGGACGCGGCGGTGCAACAGATTCGCGAGCGCGCGCCCGGCGCCCAGATCGAACTGCTGGAGCTGGAGTTGGCCTCGCTCGAGTCGGTCGGCGCGGCCGTCGACGAACTGCATCGGCGGGAACAGCCGCGACTGGGTGCGATCGTATGCAATGCCGGACTACAGATCGTCGACAGTGTGCGCACCTCGCGGGACGGCCACGAACTCACCTTCGCGGTCAACCATCTCGGGCATTTCGCACTCGTCACCGGATGCGCCGACCTGCTCGAACCGGGATCACGAGTCGTGGTGGTCTCCAGTGACGTGCACCAGGGGCCGCGCAAATCCATGGGCTTCCCCGCGCCGCAATGGCGCGATCCGCGCGACCTGGCCGCCGTGGAGGGTCGGGACCGTTCCGGGCGGGACGGTCGAATCTCTTACGCCACCAGCAAACTCGCCAATGTCTACTTCGCCTACGAGCTCGCGCGGCGCTGGCGCGACCGTGGGATCACCGTCACCGCGTTCGATCCCGGGCTGATGCCGCAGACCGGATTGTCGCGTGGATACCCGGCACCGGCGCGCATCGGCTTCCGGCTGCTCGCGCCCGTACTGATCCGGGTGATGCCCATCGCGCGCACCGTCACCCGGTCGGCGGCGGATCTGGCGTGGCTGGTCACCGCGCCGGAGCTCGCGGACACCACCGGCAAGTACTTCACCGGTGCGGCGCAGGTGCCCAGCGCACCGGAATCCTACGATGAGGGCCGCGCGGCGGAACTCTGGCAGGTTTCCACGGAGCTGGTCCAGGCCGCGCGGCGCGTACCGCCCGTCGAAAGGCGCTGA
- a CDS encoding DUF2505 domain-containing protein, whose translation MPRPVQHTTPYPYSDTLFHRALGTREYWERRIREIDGPDAELAAFEVTPDRTLVTVNTVIPASALPGPAATFRPNGVRYRYTETWSEPADGIARGRMQGQVEGMTIALEADLLVRRTDSGCEFSMSGSIGARVPLIGRLIEADMSKTFVRTAAAIDEFTMKWLENAA comes from the coding sequence ATGCCGCGTCCCGTGCAGCACACGACCCCGTATCCCTACTCGGACACCCTGTTCCACCGCGCCCTCGGCACCCGCGAGTACTGGGAGCGGCGTATTCGCGAAATCGACGGTCCGGACGCGGAATTGGCCGCCTTCGAGGTCACCCCGGACCGCACCCTGGTCACGGTGAACACGGTCATTCCGGCCTCGGCGCTGCCCGGCCCGGCCGCGACCTTCCGGCCGAACGGGGTGCGCTACCGCTATACCGAGACCTGGTCCGAACCCGCCGACGGCATCGCGCGCGGCCGGATGCAGGGGCAGGTGGAGGGTATGACCATCGCCCTGGAAGCCGATCTGCTGGTGCGACGCACCGACTCCGGATGCGAGTTCTCCATGTCCGGATCGATCGGTGCGCGAGTTCCGTTGATCGGCAGGCTGATCGAGGCCGATATGAGCAAGACCTTCGTCCGCACCGCCGCCGCCATCGACGAATTCACCATGAAGTGGCTGGAGAACGCGGCATGA
- a CDS encoding AfsR/SARP family transcriptional regulator: protein MIQFKLLGPLQLHVHGKVVDLGPPRQCSLLAALLVDSGRPLSIDTLIDRVWGDSPPVAARDAVYTYVARLRGLLTEATAGTDAPPVQLNRGSSGYLLDTPPDSVDLWHFMDLVDRARAADIDDPDRVEQLAAGLNLWNGSAMTGLDSEWARRLGESLHRLKHEVIADWADAEIRRGNHSLAINRLHSALLEEPLVEGLQERLIRAYFLNGETAQALRQYEHARRLIADELGADPSPGMRELHGRILRGDQPVSAAPARSSVTLRSEHNGHGARALTFAVAPDTMPLAPLGFSGRDTELATLTGMLTDEPAPRPVLVTGGAGVGKTALVLQAAECLRESFPGGLLYVDLADGPSTAPEAVLGRLLTALGTPSGAMPPSLAERVNLYRARLARRRVLVILDNAVTESQIIPLLPAGGTSTALITSRFALGLTTVRTFVLHELSRTQGLQMLVATVGRARVLPEWEDAGTVADHCSGIPLALRAVAFRMTARPHWTFARMLTRISDEQRRLEVVCYQALDMRASLDLTFDRLDSTAARLFRELGRRVPAGGDFTAPEQPGLSAVEVEDAMDRLVDAYLLSEVGRDEADRTLYRMLDIHRIYAKHLGD, encoded by the coding sequence ATGATTCAGTTCAAACTTCTGGGACCGCTGCAGTTGCATGTGCACGGCAAGGTCGTCGATCTGGGGCCGCCCCGGCAGTGCAGTCTACTGGCCGCGCTGCTGGTCGACTCGGGTCGGCCGCTGTCCATCGACACCCTGATCGACCGGGTCTGGGGTGACTCTCCGCCGGTCGCCGCGCGCGATGCCGTCTATACCTACGTCGCACGGCTGCGCGGTCTGCTGACCGAGGCGACGGCCGGCACCGACGCCCCGCCCGTCCAGCTGAACCGCGGGTCCAGCGGATATCTGCTCGACACCCCACCGGATTCGGTCGATCTGTGGCACTTCATGGATCTGGTGGACCGCGCCCGCGCCGCCGATATCGATGATCCCGATCGCGTCGAACAACTGGCGGCCGGGTTGAACCTGTGGAACGGCAGCGCCATGACGGGTCTGGACAGCGAATGGGCCAGGCGGCTCGGTGAATCGCTGCACCGGCTCAAGCACGAGGTGATCGCCGACTGGGCCGACGCGGAGATCCGCCGCGGCAATCACTCGCTGGCCATCAACCGGCTGCACTCCGCCCTGCTCGAGGAGCCGCTCGTGGAAGGGTTGCAGGAGCGCCTGATTCGCGCCTACTTCCTCAATGGTGAGACCGCGCAGGCGTTGCGTCAGTACGAGCATGCGCGCCGCCTCATCGCCGATGAGCTCGGCGCGGATCCGAGTCCGGGCATGCGCGAGCTGCACGGCCGGATCCTGCGTGGTGATCAGCCCGTGTCGGCCGCACCCGCCCGCTCGTCCGTCACGCTGCGCTCCGAGCACAACGGGCACGGGGCACGCGCGCTGACCTTCGCGGTGGCGCCCGACACCATGCCGCTGGCGCCGCTCGGATTCAGCGGCCGGGACACCGAATTGGCCACTCTCACCGGAATGCTCACCGATGAGCCCGCACCGCGCCCGGTGCTGGTGACCGGTGGCGCCGGGGTTGGCAAGACCGCGCTGGTCCTACAGGCGGCCGAATGTCTGCGCGAGAGCTTCCCCGGCGGACTGCTGTACGTCGATCTGGCGGACGGGCCGAGCACCGCCCCGGAGGCGGTGCTCGGCCGGCTGCTGACGGCGCTCGGCACCCCCTCCGGTGCGATGCCGCCGAGTTTGGCCGAACGCGTCAACCTCTACCGCGCCCGGCTGGCGCGCCGGCGCGTGCTGGTCATTCTGGACAATGCCGTCACCGAATCCCAGATCATCCCGCTGTTGCCGGCGGGTGGCACCAGTACCGCCTTGATCACCAGCCGCTTCGCCTTGGGTCTGACCACCGTCAGAACCTTTGTGCTGCACGAGCTTTCCCGCACGCAGGGATTGCAGATGCTGGTCGCCACCGTCGGCCGCGCCCGGGTACTGCCCGAATGGGAGGACGCCGGCACCGTCGCCGACCACTGCTCCGGTATCCCGCTGGCCTTGCGCGCGGTCGCCTTCCGGATGACCGCGCGCCCGCACTGGACCTTCGCCCGCATGCTCACCCGCATCAGCGATGAGCAGCGGCGCCTCGAGGTGGTCTGCTATCAGGCCCTGGATATGCGCGCGAGCCTGGACCTGACCTTCGATCGGCTCGACAGCACCGCCGCCCGGTTGTTCCGCGAACTCGGCCGGCGGGTGCCCGCCGGCGGCGATTTCACCGCCCCGGAGCAGCCCGGCCTGTCCGCGGTCGAGGTGGAGGACGCCATGGACCGGCTCGTCGACGCCTATCTGCTCTCCGAGGTCGGCCGGGACGAGGCCGACCGCACCCTCTACCGAATGCTCGACATCCATCGCATCTACGCCAAGCACCTGGGAGATTGA
- a CDS encoding DUF1772 domain-containing protein yields MTTAVVYGTDFFCALVLRTALARIDDRALAATTGRIHEVADKRMPIPGAVGVVAAVLAAALAFLDGAVTAGLLAALAVVVLAVWLGIYARISAPINKELTTAVLADRVPGNVREMQRTWDSVIVVRVVLQGIALVALFLAALSV; encoded by the coding sequence ATGACGACCGCAGTTGTCTACGGTACGGATTTTTTCTGTGCCCTGGTGCTGCGTACGGCGCTGGCGCGCATCGACGACCGGGCGCTGGCCGCCACCACCGGCCGGATCCACGAGGTCGCCGATAAGCGCATGCCGATTCCGGGCGCCGTCGGCGTGGTGGCCGCGGTCCTCGCAGCGGCGCTGGCATTCCTCGATGGTGCGGTGACCGCGGGCCTGCTCGCGGCGCTGGCCGTGGTGGTGCTGGCGGTCTGGCTCGGTATCTACGCGCGCATCAGCGCGCCGATCAACAAGGAGCTCACCACCGCGGTCCTGGCGGACCGGGTGCCGGGCAACGTTCGGGAGATGCAGCGAACCTGGGACAGCGTCATCGTCGTACGCGTGGTCCTGCAGGGAATCGCCCTGGTCGCACTATTTCTCGCGGCGCTGTCGGTGTAA
- a CDS encoding NADP-dependent oxidoreductase, which translates to MKAVFYRRYGDASVLEYGDLPVPKMALDGVLLDVKAAAVNPIDWKAREGYLDPFADTVFPIVPGADVSGVVREIGIGVTEFAVGDEVVGCVREDYLSRGSFAEIMPAPVRALALKPPNLGWAEGAAMPLAALTSYQALVRVLDVRRGETVLVHGAAGGVGSVAVQLAVHLGARVIGTAGERNHDFLRSLGAEPVNYTVGLADSIRALAPDGVDVLLDAVGKRIGRTVLPLLAPHGRFASVVDPKARELGGAYVFTRPDTGDLPVVAALAGKGVFRVPIGAIFPLRDAAQAHLLSQGGHARGKVVVAVDEAACEEEKPCDER; encoded by the coding sequence GTGAAGGCGGTCTTCTACCGGCGCTATGGTGACGCGTCGGTGCTCGAATACGGCGATCTGCCCGTACCGAAGATGGCGTTGGACGGTGTGCTGCTCGACGTCAAGGCCGCCGCGGTCAATCCGATCGACTGGAAGGCGCGTGAGGGTTATCTCGACCCGTTCGCCGATACCGTCTTCCCCATCGTCCCCGGCGCCGACGTCTCGGGCGTGGTGCGCGAAATCGGTATCGGTGTCACCGAATTCGCGGTGGGTGACGAGGTGGTGGGCTGCGTCCGGGAGGACTATCTGAGCCGCGGCAGCTTCGCCGAGATCATGCCCGCCCCGGTGCGCGCGCTCGCGCTCAAACCGCCGAATCTGGGCTGGGCCGAGGGCGCGGCGATGCCCCTGGCTGCCCTCACCTCCTATCAGGCGCTGGTGCGGGTGCTCGATGTGCGGCGCGGTGAAACGGTGCTCGTACACGGCGCGGCGGGTGGCGTCGGCAGCGTGGCGGTGCAGCTGGCGGTGCACCTGGGCGCGCGCGTGATCGGCACCGCCGGTGAGCGGAATCACGACTTCCTGCGTAGCCTGGGTGCGGAGCCGGTGAATTACACTGTGGGACTGGCAGATTCGATACGCGCGCTGGCGCCGGACGGAGTGGACGTTCTGCTCGACGCGGTCGGCAAGCGGATCGGGCGCACCGTACTGCCATTGCTCGCACCGCACGGCCGGTTCGCCTCGGTGGTCGATCCCAAGGCTCGCGAACTCGGCGGGGCGTACGTGTTCACCCGGCCGGACACCGGTGACCTCCCGGTGGTCGCCGCACTGGCGGGCAAGGGCGTGTTCCGGGTGCCGATCGGTGCGATCTTCCCCCTGCGCGACGCGGCGCAGGCGCATTTGCTCAGTCAGGGCGGGCATGCCCGCGGAAAGGTGGTCGTCGCCGTCGACGAGGCCGCCTGCGAAGAGGAGAAACCCTGCGATGAACGGTAA
- the ubiG gene encoding bifunctional 2-polyprenyl-6-hydroxyphenol methylase/3-demethylubiquinol 3-O-methyltransferase UbiG, with translation MKQSQTESDFFGDFAESWWDDDSAMKGLTSFQRPRFEYFDRFVQDWSGKKVLDVGCGGGFTTEYLTGRGAVVSGMDPSERLVAAARAHAEATGKSIDYSVGRAEALPYPDASFDVVTCVDVLEHVDNPAQAVQEIARVLAPGGIFCYDTINRTLLARIVMIWIPEYLTGMVARGTHHHHQFIKPPELRRHLDAAGLRPLAKQRGLTILGKRRDGNLIMFTTADLSSTYIGAAVRA, from the coding sequence ATGAAACAATCGCAGACCGAGAGCGACTTCTTCGGCGACTTCGCCGAATCCTGGTGGGACGACGACTCCGCCATGAAGGGGCTCACCTCCTTCCAGCGCCCGCGCTTCGAATACTTCGACCGGTTCGTGCAGGACTGGTCCGGTAAGAAGGTGCTCGACGTCGGCTGCGGCGGCGGCTTCACCACCGAATACCTGACCGGACGCGGGGCCGTGGTGAGCGGGATGGATCCGTCCGAGCGCCTGGTCGCCGCCGCGCGGGCGCACGCCGAGGCGACCGGTAAGAGCATCGACTACTCCGTCGGGCGGGCCGAGGCGCTGCCCTATCCGGACGCCTCGTTCGATGTGGTCACCTGCGTCGACGTCCTCGAGCACGTCGACAATCCGGCGCAGGCGGTGCAGGAGATCGCCCGGGTGCTCGCGCCGGGCGGAATCTTCTGCTACGACACCATCAATCGCACCCTGCTGGCCCGGATCGTGATGATCTGGATCCCCGAATACCTCACCGGCATGGTGGCCCGCGGTACCCACCACCATCACCAGTTCATCAAGCCGCCCGAGTTGCGCCGCCACCTCGACGCCGCGGGACTGCGACCGCTCGCGAAACAGCGCGGGCTGACCATCCTGGGCAAGCGGCGCGACGGCAACCTGATCATGTTCACCACCGCGGACCTCTCCTCGACCTATATCGGCGCGGCGGTGCGGGCGTGA
- a CDS encoding FAD-dependent monooxygenase: MTDRPPTVLISGGGIGGLAAALALRQRGIRVRVFERAAELRDGGAGLHIWTNGTIALQRLGVLDEVLDTAPVQHTTHFGTWRGDLFGAWPVGDFIDRYGCPTIAVERSVLHRVLTAALSKYSADAEIRTGAAVVGFQQDADGVTVELSDGDRVRGDVLIGADGINGAVRTGLLGTHPPRYTGYIAWRGKAQLRHADIPPGTFYALFGPGTRFTFYDVAPGVVHWMSVANGEPGGRDDGDVRDMLARRHSGWMPPVAEILAATAPEDIIRGDVLDRAPDRRWGTGRVTLLGDAAHPITFNIGQGACQALEDALVLSEELDGTDPVAALRRYERLRRARTAGMQRVAWRIGRLGAVEHPLLIRLRELGMRMVWPRLVFRIAERDQIAYATRWSSPKQSSSAAEDAAGQHLSDRRSMR; encoded by the coding sequence GTGACCGACCGGCCGCCGACCGTGCTCATCTCCGGCGGCGGGATCGGCGGACTCGCCGCGGCACTGGCGTTGCGGCAGCGCGGCATTCGCGTGCGCGTCTTCGAGCGCGCCGCCGAACTGCGCGACGGCGGTGCGGGACTGCACATCTGGACCAACGGCACCATCGCGCTGCAACGACTGGGTGTGCTCGACGAGGTGCTCGATACCGCGCCGGTGCAGCACACCACCCACTTCGGCACCTGGCGCGGAGACCTTTTCGGCGCGTGGCCGGTCGGCGATTTCATCGATCGCTACGGGTGCCCCACCATCGCGGTGGAGCGTTCGGTGCTGCATCGCGTGCTCACCGCGGCCCTGTCGAAATACTCCGCCGATGCCGAGATCCGCACGGGCGCGGCCGTCGTCGGCTTCCAGCAGGACGCCGATGGCGTCACCGTGGAGCTCTCCGACGGTGACCGAGTGCGCGGTGACGTCCTGATCGGCGCCGACGGCATCAACGGCGCGGTGCGCACCGGACTGCTGGGCACGCACCCGCCGCGCTATACCGGCTACATCGCCTGGCGCGGCAAAGCCCAACTGCGGCACGCGGATATCCCGCCGGGCACCTTCTACGCGCTGTTCGGTCCCGGCACCCGATTCACCTTCTACGATGTCGCGCCCGGTGTCGTGCACTGGATGAGCGTGGCCAACGGTGAACCCGGCGGACGTGACGACGGGGATGTGCGGGATATGCTGGCGCGCCGCCATAGTGGCTGGATGCCGCCGGTGGCGGAGATCCTGGCAGCCACCGCGCCCGAGGACATCATCCGCGGTGATGTGCTGGATCGGGCGCCGGATCGGCGCTGGGGGACCGGCCGGGTCACCCTGCTGGGCGATGCCGCCCACCCGATCACCTTCAATATCGGCCAGGGCGCCTGCCAGGCCCTCGAGGACGCCCTGGTGCTTTCCGAGGAGTTGGACGGCACCGATCCTGTTGCCGCGCTACGCCGCTACGAACGCCTGCGCCGTGCCCGCACCGCCGGGATGCAACGGGTGGCGTGGCGGATCGGCCGGCTGGGCGCGGTCGAGCACCCGCTGCTCATCCGGCTGCGCGAACTCGGCATGCGAATGGTGTGGCCGCGGTTGGTATTCCGCATCGCCGAGCGCGATCAGATCGCGTACGCCACCCGGTGGAGTTCACCGAAGCAATCCTCGTCCGCCGCCGAAGACGCTGCCGGACAGCACCTTTCAGACAGACGGAGTATGAGATGA
- a CDS encoding ester cyclase, protein MSTPEQTFTPEYNTAIIRRVFDEFVNQGDFSVVEQIYAPDMVDHQPLPGAPHGTEGVKYTIAGLRQGFPDLHVTIEAVSAHADYVVIHNTWRGTFTGEFLNMDPTGEPIEFRGVVVWRLANGLIAERWGIGVESSMLEALGLGWLMSGALARKGRRRGGGGMDLADLAATAAALTGTDGP, encoded by the coding sequence ATGTCGACGCCTGAGCAGACCTTCACCCCGGAGTACAACACCGCGATCATCCGGCGGGTGTTCGACGAGTTCGTCAATCAGGGCGACTTCTCGGTGGTGGAACAGATCTACGCCCCGGATATGGTCGACCATCAGCCGCTGCCGGGCGCGCCGCACGGCACCGAGGGCGTCAAGTACACCATTGCCGGTCTGCGCCAAGGCTTTCCGGACCTGCACGTCACCATCGAGGCGGTCAGCGCGCACGCCGACTACGTGGTCATCCACAACACCTGGCGCGGCACCTTCACCGGCGAATTCCTGAATATGGATCCCACCGGCGAGCCGATCGAATTCCGCGGCGTGGTGGTGTGGCGGCTGGCGAACGGCCTGATCGCCGAACGCTGGGGCATCGGGGTGGAGTCCTCCATGCTGGAGGCGCTGGGCCTGGGCTGGCTGATGTCGGGTGCGCTGGCCCGCAAAGGCCGTCGACGCGGAGGCGGCGGAATGGATCTGGCGGACCTGGCGGCGACCGCCGCCGCGCTGACCGGAACGGACGGGCCGTGA
- a CDS encoding 3-oxoacyl-ACP synthase III family protein: protein MPNLEPRHVSILSTGSFLPGDPIDNATLERLCGTLPAEVLDNIQVRQRHWMIDPATGHHTTGTSTMATTAARRALARADIDPEEVDLLVVSSASPEYQLPAVVTYVQEQLGLAHCASIEFRAACTGFVQGLDYARRLLADGTYRTAVVIGAEAISPLLVPMYLGQDPELVRMRDRLVINSFGDGAGAVVLRAGEPGSADPNGEFQFATACLGGDRKPGMQIVGGGTHAPVFDQAKRKRLVEMKLDVNGTATFGPKVFVAGMRDMLERTGLTVAEIDACILPEGNADYFTAEFDAAGVTPEDQAVLAKNIVENLATVGATGSAAVPLALDEGWVQGRVRPGDQVLLLAVEASRYLYAGLSLRWEAPAPAAAEERAHVDA from the coding sequence ATGCCGAACCTCGAACCACGTCATGTCTCGATCCTGTCCACCGGTTCCTTCCTGCCCGGCGACCCGATCGACAATGCCACCCTGGAGCGTCTGTGCGGCACCCTGCCCGCCGAGGTGCTCGACAACATCCAAGTGCGCCAGCGGCATTGGATGATCGATCCGGCCACCGGCCACCACACCACCGGTACCTCCACCATGGCCACCACCGCGGCGCGGCGCGCCCTGGCCCGCGCGGATATCGATCCGGAGGAGGTCGATCTGCTGGTGGTGTCCTCGGCCAGCCCGGAATACCAGCTGCCCGCGGTGGTCACCTACGTGCAGGAGCAGCTGGGCCTGGCGCACTGCGCGTCTATCGAATTCCGGGCCGCCTGTACGGGTTTCGTCCAGGGACTGGATTACGCGCGCCGGCTGCTCGCGGACGGCACCTATCGCACCGCCGTGGTGATCGGCGCGGAGGCGATCTCACCGCTGCTGGTCCCGATGTACCTCGGCCAGGACCCCGAATTGGTGCGCATGCGTGATCGGTTGGTCATCAACTCCTTCGGTGACGGCGCCGGTGCGGTGGTGCTGCGCGCCGGGGAACCCGGCAGCGCCGATCCGAACGGCGAATTCCAGTTCGCCACCGCGTGTTTGGGTGGTGACCGCAAACCCGGTATGCAGATCGTGGGCGGCGGTACGCACGCGCCGGTCTTCGATCAGGCCAAGCGCAAGCGTCTGGTGGAGATGAAGCTGGATGTGAACGGCACCGCCACCTTCGGGCCGAAGGTCTTCGTGGCCGGTATGCGCGATATGCTCGAGCGCACCGGGCTGACCGTGGCCGAGATCGACGCCTGCATCCTGCCCGAGGGTAATGCCGACTACTTCACCGCCGAATTCGATGCCGCCGGAGTCACTCCCGAGGATCAGGCGGTGCTGGCCAAGAATATCGTGGAGAACCTCGCCACCGTCGGCGCGACCGGTTCGGCGGCGGTGCCGCTGGCCCTGGACGAGGGCTGGGTACAGGGCCGGGTCCGGCCGGGTGATCAGGTGCTGCTGCTGGCGGTGGAGGCCAGCAGATATCTGTACGCGGGATTGTCACTGCGCTGGGAAGCGCCCGCACCCGCCGCGGCCGAGGAGCGTGCCCATGTCGACGCCTGA